One Cellulosimicrobium protaetiae genomic region harbors:
- a CDS encoding energy-coupling factor transporter transmembrane component T, protein MSAGTLAAPPRPARATPGDARLGRFAGPAWDLRTYDPLVTAFGPLPVVVWVFTTRDLLTPALVGLAALLVILVMVRPPRRVVAVLLLGLPALAAVMTVSFGVLTDPRDVDGTTLLATVGPFHLWSGALETGLATSLRTCALLLLVLVGGLSTTGQDVVRAMVQQLRVPYRVGYAALAALRFVPRFGHELEVIRAAHRVRGVDHGRGPVAAGRRHLGYAVPLLAGGIRHGERVSLAMEARGFGAHATRTERVLVPFRVRDVVFLLATWGVAAGIALVVVPALTG, encoded by the coding sequence ATGAGCGCGGGCACGCTCGCCGCCCCGCCCCGCCCCGCGCGCGCGACGCCGGGCGACGCGCGCCTCGGCCGGTTCGCCGGTCCGGCGTGGGACCTGCGCACCTACGACCCGCTCGTCACGGCGTTCGGCCCGCTGCCCGTGGTCGTCTGGGTGTTCACGACCCGTGACCTGCTGACGCCCGCGCTCGTCGGGCTCGCGGCGCTCCTCGTCATCCTCGTCATGGTCCGGCCGCCGCGGCGCGTCGTCGCGGTCCTGCTGCTCGGCCTGCCCGCGCTCGCCGCCGTCATGACGGTGTCGTTCGGCGTGCTCACCGACCCCCGCGACGTCGACGGTACGACGCTGCTCGCGACCGTCGGCCCGTTCCACCTGTGGTCCGGGGCGCTCGAGACCGGGCTCGCGACGAGCCTGCGCACGTGCGCGCTCCTGCTGCTCGTGCTCGTCGGCGGGCTGTCGACGACCGGGCAGGACGTCGTCCGCGCGATGGTGCAGCAGCTGCGCGTGCCGTACCGCGTGGGGTACGCGGCGCTGGCCGCGCTGCGGTTCGTGCCGCGCTTCGGCCACGAGCTCGAGGTGATCCGCGCGGCGCACCGCGTGCGCGGCGTCGACCACGGGCGTGGGCCCGTCGCGGCGGGACGGCGCCATCTCGGCTACGCCGTCCCGCTCCTCGCGGGCGGCATCCGCCACGGCGAGCGCGTGTCGCTCGCCATGGAGGCGCGCGGGTTCGGCGCGCACGCGACCCGCACCGAGCGGGTCCTCGTGCCGTTCCGCGTGCGCGACGTCGTCTTCCTCCTGGCGACGTGGGGTGTCGCGGCGGGCATCGCGCTCGTCGTGGTGCCCGCGCTGACCGGCTGA
- a CDS encoding ECF transporter S component — translation MPSTTRRQSLTTRYLMTCAAIGAATGVLLVPANFVAAALASTVPVLYSAMLGLWIVGPVLALALVRRPGAAVLTMLVAGVISSASPLGASSILTCLMVGAALEVAFLVTLYRVWAPWLFYVATFVFSALYTWSAFVAFDAASMAPVVQVLIVALMMASSLVGTWAGLLLARRLERAGVARGLAPARRVPTDVEAGDSTAARA, via the coding sequence ATGCCCAGCACCACCCGCCGTCAGTCCCTCACGACGCGCTACCTCATGACCTGTGCCGCCATCGGTGCCGCGACGGGCGTGCTGCTGGTTCCCGCGAACTTCGTCGCGGCGGCGCTCGCGTCGACCGTGCCGGTGCTCTACTCCGCGATGCTCGGCCTGTGGATCGTCGGGCCGGTGCTCGCGCTCGCGCTCGTGCGCCGCCCCGGTGCGGCGGTGCTCACCATGCTCGTCGCGGGCGTCATCAGCTCCGCCTCGCCGCTCGGGGCGTCGTCGATCCTCACGTGCCTCATGGTCGGCGCCGCGCTCGAGGTCGCGTTCCTCGTCACGCTCTACCGCGTGTGGGCGCCGTGGCTGTTCTACGTCGCGACGTTCGTCTTCTCGGCGTTGTACACGTGGTCGGCGTTCGTCGCCTTCGACGCCGCGTCCATGGCGCCGGTCGTGCAGGTCCTCATCGTGGCCCTCATGATGGCGAGCTCGCTCGTGGGGACGTGGGCGGGGCTGCTGCTCGCCCGGCGGCTCGAGCGGGCGGGCGTCGCGCGCGGTCTCGCACCTGCGCGGCGCGTGCCGACCGACGTGGAGGCGGGCGACTCGACGGCGGCGCGGGCCTGA
- a CDS encoding TetR/AcrR family transcriptional regulator has protein sequence MTARTSARDASPAEPRTEPAAARAADQPPESGARARTRRAILEAAVAALRADKSASLGDVAQAAQVGRTTLHRYFPERADLVEAIGAEAVERTHSAITAARLDDGAPTAALRRLAFEYFDLGPWYLVLFNELSGEESDFWADSDVAEEPVRELLRRGQADGVFDDQLTVTWIVRTLWWTLFNAWAMHDEGEATRADALRMAVRSIEGVALAREARP, from the coding sequence GTGACGGCACGAACCAGCGCGCGCGACGCCTCCCCGGCAGAACCCCGCACCGAGCCCGCAGCCGCTCGCGCCGCAGACCAGCCGCCGGAGAGCGGCGCGCGCGCCCGGACCCGGCGCGCGATCCTCGAGGCTGCCGTCGCGGCGCTCCGAGCAGACAAGTCGGCATCGCTCGGAGACGTCGCCCAGGCCGCCCAGGTCGGACGCACGACCCTGCACCGTTACTTCCCCGAGCGCGCCGACCTCGTCGAGGCGATCGGCGCGGAGGCGGTCGAACGCACGCACAGCGCGATCACCGCGGCCCGGCTCGACGACGGCGCACCGACGGCGGCGTTGCGTCGGCTCGCGTTCGAGTACTTCGACCTCGGCCCCTGGTACCTGGTGCTGTTCAACGAGCTCTCCGGTGAGGAGTCCGACTTCTGGGCCGACTCCGACGTCGCGGAGGAACCCGTGCGCGAGCTCCTGCGCCGGGGTCAGGCCGACGGTGTGTTCGACGACCAGCTCACCGTCACGTGGATCGTCCGCACCCTGTGGTGGACGCTCTTCAACGCCTGGGCGATGCACGACGAGGGTGAGGCGACGCGCGCGGACGCGCTCCGCATGGCCGTGCGCAGCATCGAGGGCGTCGCGCTCGCGCGGGAGGCCCGCCCGTGA